ctttgtcttatgcataaagaacctttgaagttgtatctaaggagaaaggatactcaaaggtatttcaagacaaatccaaaatgagaaaaaggctatggaaatcaagactcaaagcaaaggtatgaaaagcatagtgttagagtcttaggtctttttgtgaaaaagaatagatgagaatttagtcatatggagctaaaaaatgaaaatttattttctgattactttttctcatcataaccttgaacacaactattgaaacattttttaaaggtctaaatcattttgcattgcaagttgagacatgcagctgttgacttagtttcctaactggtttgctaaaattttcggtttgctaatgtgtttgctaaaaacgttagtttactaactagtttactgactgctcctaaaatttcattagtttgctaatttatcagagctgctcaacttcgcacaaaaggacaaaataacggctattttgtcttgggcagtgtgtataacgttccaaaagggtttcaaacggtctaaaatgatttgggactataaatacacattctctacttcatttacatttaatgaaagcttacatttgaactccaacattgatttttcatttattgctttcattcaagagctttaaaaattttgagctaccattggcaaatcaactcatctcttctttatagtttgatttgtattgagtaagagtgagtgttgaaacattgaattgcattcaagagaggttgtacaagcacctattgaagcttgggagAGTTAGTGCTTGTGATTGCACTTGAGAAGGTTCCAAGCTACCTtggtgtaaaagcttggtgttgagaaattgtaaagtgcttttggtctcttgccttcaaaagagcaaatagtggagagaagactcaaagagggttctttgagagagtggatgtaggctagttaagccgaaccactataaaaatccttgtgtttgatctctctatccTTTACCCTTTTACTTAtgtgcaattttaaatttttcttcatatacatgatattgaatgttggttaaatagattgagttgataaatttgtggacatatTAAGAGACTTGAAAAATCAATTGTATATTGTATGGTGCATGccttgttagatattgccatatacattgattgagggtTAAATTGCatcttaggaacacattgttgaagctcATATTGTTTTCATTACATATAGAGAAACACTTAGTTGAAcatagccacaatttttcattaggctacaagcaagggccgaaaaattgttaaagtccaattcacccccccccctcttggactatttttggGACAACAAAATGGTAATTGCATTCATCCGATTACAAAGAATTCAAAAGCTGCACCGATTAAGGGATTAATTAAACTGGGAATTACAACGAAACTGAAGCAACCCCACTTACACAAACCaacagaaagaaagaaagaaaaatgttACTAGAGGAAGAGATGATAGATGAAGAAAGAAACCAAAAATACCAAGTCATTATTGCACCTCTCCAAGTCCAAAACCTTTATAGCAACAATTTCGTTAAGTGGAATACAGAGAGCCCTGTACACTGTGGCACTGACACCTTCACCAACTTCCTCGTACAGCTTGTAATCTTGTGAACTGAGTGGGAACCTTTTTGTTGGCCAATACTCCATTTTCTTGTCCTATAGCTGTGGAACGTCATCAAGAATTCCCTGCTCTTCAACAAACTATGAACAAAGACGGATACTTGAATATGTGTTGGAGGTAAATATAAACCCGAAAGAGTGTTTTAGTTAGGAGTGAAGGTGATGAAATCAATAAGTGTAGTTTAGTATACTCCACCATAGATGGCCCTTGACAGATGCTCTTAGAAAGGCTGCCCTGTCTTTATCAATAAGGCATGTTTTGGCATTGCATGAtccaattctttaaaattttcctcTGGCCTCTAGTGTAAAAGAAGAATATCGAGAGTCGAGAAATAGTGTCAGGTGGAGAGGTTTTGAGCAAATTATGAAGATCAACCAGCAATGTGAAATCAAAATCTGGAAGTGGAGAGGCATACACTTGAAACACATGAAGTTATCCATGAGAAGTGCATAATTGATTTCTACTCATGCAAAGTATACACATGAAGATGAAGTTGCTTTGCGTTGCAGCTGCAACTACAAGCCCTTGAGCACCAAAAAGAATGGAAGAACAAGATGAAGAGACACTTCAAGCGGCCTAATATGACAAGAGAAGCCGAAACCAATGATTAGTTGAAATTTGGATGTCACCTATATCAGACTCATTTAATGGGTTGACGGGCCGAAAGGCCTTATCTAAACCTGTCCCAGCCCATCAAAAGAATAGTGCAattctatttttaattaaaaaatatgttCTAAAACATGTCTGGATCCACATATTCTTCTGGCTTGACATCTTTGCTGGGATAGCTtgaaattttttcttttcaagTTATGATCCTACTTTCTATGTAATCTCAGTCTCTTAGGTAGGGTTGAGCACTATTTGGTTCAAATCGAATTAACTGAACTAAACCGTTCTACTTCGATAATTTAGTTCGGTTTTGAGTGTGATTAATTTCGATTcgattttatttttatgaaatttcgaTTATTTCGATTCGATTCAGTTTTAGTGGATAAAAAGTTCggttgaatcgaaccgaaccgaaattcaCCAAAACTATGCGTTTTGGCCTTGAGAGTTAGGGTTAACTTAAGTAATATTCTTCTTCTCCAGATCCAGAACAGGCGCCGCACCATTCCCCTCCTCCAATCCTCCTTGACAGTCGACACTCACCCTGTCACCCATTTGGTCGGGTCATCAACTCATCGTCGGTTCTCAATCCTCTCTCTTCGATCGGTCTTTAGTCTTCACGCTTCTCTTCTAAGATTATCAGTCCTCATCACGACATCAACGACGTTTATCACTATCGTCGGCTCACTCACTCAATCCTGCTGCCCGCTTGGAGTGCGTCTCTCGCtgtccttcttcttctccaattcaCCATCCAAAGTAGCCGGTAGGTTCAACTCTTCTCTGTGATAAATTCCTCAATCAATTTTTATGCAAAATGCAATGAATGTCTTATTGCCCATAAATTGTTGGATTGTGTGGGTTAAAGAAATGTAGTATCTTACATCTTGGAGCGCTGTGATTTGATGACTgtgtatttacattattacatatgaGCAGGgtctattattatttttttttttcaattacgtCTAAGGTCAATGTTTGTCTACATACAGGATAAAGCATCTTGGAAATATTATCAGAAAGCATACGATTTCTCTTAATGATTCTTTTCCAAAAGCATAAATGCTTTAAAGTAATGAACTTATATTAATTGGATATGgcaattttcttgcaaattttGTATGTGGGATGTAGATAACTAGTTATTAATAGATTTCTTAGTACCGAGAAATATTTTCCTGTGTGATACTCATTAATGTCACTGTTTGTGTAACAATTGTTGGGACATATTTCTTGCTCAATGTTGACAATAATCACTGGCAGTGGACATCTTTTTTCTCTACTGCCTCGACAACCATTGATGTTTACTTATACTTAATATATTACTACTCCGTGAAGACTAAGATGCCAGGTTTCTTCCAAATAAGCTTCTATTTTGGATACACTTTGATGTTCTTTCTTGGTTTAGGAATCCTCTatgataagtttttttttttcctgattaattttgtattaatgcctAAATGTTTTTGCCTTCTGTTGCTTGTTTGTTCAAACCTGACTTCTTTCATAACCTGTCTTGCTTTGCAAGGTTGCCAAGGTAAGCGAATATTATTCTCTTGTGGATTTGTTATTCATTTTGTTAGTTAATCTTTTTGCGCTTGTAGGGAGCAGGGGCTTTGATGTTTAATGTTAATAAAGTCTGCTAAGTTTATATGGACCATGATATGGTTCTTTGAGCCAAGTTATCACACTTCTCTAGTGACTTGCAAAAGCATGGTGATGCAATTAGTTGCTTGTGAATGGCAAATGACAATATTTACTTTATTGCCTAGTAAAGAGAATAATAGTTTTATCTTGGCCTGCTAGTCCCTGGGCAACGCATTCCTCAAAATAACTTAACAGAATTATCACTGGCTGGGGACAACATTTTTCCTTTTGAACTCTCAAAATTATTCTGCTCTAAGTTGATTAGCTTTAGGATTGTCTATAAACAGAAAATAAGTTTACAAAAAGTTATGTTATACAATGAAATTCAAAGAATATGGAACATCATTCTATTTTGTTTAGGTACATGGCAAATAGCATTGGTTGTTAACTTGTTGAAAATCTTGAGATGCTAGGGCTTTATACCTCCTATGTCCAAATGACTGGAAAAGGTGAGCATCACAGGCATTAAGAGAAAGCACCATATAATTATTGTATATGCATATATGATGAAGATCATTTTAATAACTTTTTTATGtgtgtgtatttttttttttttttttgcaatatgCAAAAGTGGCATTCAAAGTTTCTTTCCTTCATAAAATATAGTAAATGACATGTAATTGTGTATTATTGGTaattgtatatttttatttcatacgCAGGTTAatttttaaatcttaaaaatggcacaataagaaacaacaaatgatcctcctaTCGAACATTCCCATCCAGCTCCATTTGCTTCAAGCCAAATTGAAGTCGACGAAGCAACTTCCAAAATGAAGAGGAAGGGCATGAAGCCAAGATCAGCTGTTTGGGATCACTTTACAAAGTTTGTTGATGGTAGTGGTGTACGAAAAGGCAAGTGTAATTACTGCTACAAAGAATTTTTTTtgtgacaaaaaaaaaatggcaCTACTGCACTTAGAAATCACATATTTGCATGTACAAAGAACCCACATAGTATGACTACTAGGCAATCACAATTGTCTTTACAACCACCTTCTAGTACACAAGAGGGAGAGGGAAGTCATTGTGGTATGCTAAATGCTTGGAGTTTTAATCAAGAGATGTCAAGACGGAGCCTAGCTAAAATGATAATTGTTGATGAGCTCCCATTTATGTTTGTAGAAGGGGAAGGGTTTAAGAAATTTATGAAAGATACACAACCTAGGTTTCGAATTCCATCTCGTTGGACAGTTTCAAAGGATTGTTATGATTTATACatggaagaaaggaaaaaatTAAAGCATTATTTTCAAAAATCTAATCAAAGGGTTTGCATTACAACAGATACGTGGACTTCGTTGCAAAGAATCAATTATATGTGTATCAATGTACATTATATTAATGATAATTGGACATTGCATAAaaaaaattctcaatttttgtccaATCACTAGTTATAAGGGTGATGATATTGGCATAGCAGTTGAGAGTTGTTTGCTAAATTGGGGAATTAAAAGAGTGTTTACAGTGACTGTTGATAATGCAAGTTCAAATGATGTTGTTATTGCCtatttgaaaaagaaaatagTTGGTTGGGGATTTAGCATTTTAAATTGCTAGTACCTTCACATGAGATGCATTGcacacataattaacttagttgttGTTGATGGTTTTAAGGAAACTAGTATTTCGGTGAAAAGGGTTAGTGAAGCAGTGAGATATATTAGGCAATCTCCTGCAAGGTTGCAAAAATTTAAATCTTGTTGTGAGATGAAGGGGATTGAAAGTAAAAGTTCTTTATGCTTAAATGTGTGCACTAGGTGGAATTCCAATTATTTGATGTTAAATGCTGCACAGAAGTTTGAAAATGCATTTGATAGATATGCTACTGTAGATCCATGCTTTAAACTTGATCTTCAGTCAGGTGATGGTTTGCTAGATTGTTCGAATTGGAAAAATGTTAGGAGAGTTATAGATTTGTTGGGCCACTTTTATGATCTTACCTTGAGAATATCAGGATCTCGATATgtcacttctaatatattttttaatgagaTCAGTTCTGTTGATTGTTTATTGCAAGAGTGGCAAGGGAGTAATGATGTGGAATTAGCATGTATGGGTGATAGGATGAAGGTGAAATTTGATAAATATTGGGGGGATCCTGACAAgatgaataaaataatttatattgcaGTGGTGGTTGATTCTCGATATAAGTTGGAATTTATGGAGTTTGCTCTTTCAACTGTGTATGGGAAAGAAAAGGGTATAGAATTGGCAAAGAAAATTAAATTGGCTGTATATGAGTTGTTTGATGAATATAAGAAAATATATCAAGTTGAACATGGATGTGGTAGTAGTGTAACTGGAAATACAAGTGAAAATAATGAAAGTGaaggagttaaaaaaaaaaaattaggttgAATTTGGGGGATCAATTCTTGAAGCATAAAATAGAGACTGGAGAAGCTAACAGCAAGTCTGACTTAGATTCCTATTTGAATGAGGACATTAAAGTGGTAGATGAAAAAGaagaatttaatatattaaagtaGTGGCAACTTAATTCTAGTATATTTCTCATCCTTTCAATCATGGTAAGAGATATATTGGCCTATATCCACAGTTGCTTCAAAATCAGCCTTTAGCACTGGAGGTAGAGTACTTGATCCTTTTATGAGTTTTTTAACTCCTAAAATTGTTGAAGCCTTAATATGTGAACAAGATTGGTTGCAGAAATCTCATTACCACAAATCCATTGAAGAGCAAATTGTTGACCTTGAAAAGCTTGAAGAGAGTATGTGCTAATCTTAATTAATTTGCTtttatttatttctaatttattttctaaattattttcaatttattttgtaGCATCTTCGCTTTGTGAAATAAGTAACACCAATGATAATACTGTGAACCTAGATAATTAATAATACAGGTAAATATTGCTATAATTTTTTAGAGTTGTTATTgtttattttgttaattttttttatcaattctaatCTTTTTCATGTTCAGCTGATATTTGAAGCATTCAGGCTTGCTAGTTGGAAACAAAGTGGtggaattattataatattttaatttgtaattatataACTTTTATGTTAGAAACTTGCTTATTTACTTTTATGTTTGATGTATTTTATGGAGTTTGTTTAATGTGAACTATATAAGGACTTTTATTTTATTGGTTTGGATGACTTTTATTTATGTATTTGGACTGTTAAAGGACTTTCGTATTTGCTTTTTGATGAATTTTCTTTTcaaattatcttatttttataGGGATTTTGTGTATTAtgtgtttaattttattgattaatgtgaAATTAAGTCCAAAAATATGGTAAAAATCAGATTAAAAAAGTAAATCAAGTTCAAAGAGAGTGAAATCGGGCCCATAACAAAAGCCTATTTTAAGCccaaaccgattgaaccgaaccaaaataattCGATTAGGTTCTGttcgattttttatatatttcagTTCAATTTggtttataatattatataattcgATCTATTTAGTTTTATCAATTCGGTTTTATtcagttcggtttgaaccgaattctcACCCCTACTCTCAAAGCTTTAATAAAATATCTCTCCCGTTGCAAAGTtacaaaatagaaaagaaaaaagagggtTGGGAGGAAATGCTATAAGATAATTGAAACTTACGAAGAAATGACATAGACAAGTTTTTGTCTTCGTCTTTTATATTTTCTCCTTTAAAGATTGGGGTCGCTCTCTTTATCTTTAAAATATAAAACGTGCTCTCCAACCATGCCTGGTAAATCCTTCTAGCCTGTTTGGACTTTTCTTCCAACATCAGAAGCCATatatttaagttaaatttaacaaaagaaaataaattattttaaaaaaataggtaaaaattattatttaatctctatattttaataaaattaattatttagtacatatattttcaaaaatatactattttatttttgtaatttacttctattaaattatttagtcttttcattaaattttttattatttatactattctaattattatttaatctctctattttagtgaaattaattagttagtccatgaatcttgaaaaattagtattttcaaaaatatattattagataaaatataaattttactatatagagactaaatttaaatttatattttttttaatgttcAATTCCTTGGATATCTTTTTGTGTTTTCactattagaaaataatttttcttaattgcttataaatttaaggaaatttattaattttttttatataaacagCTTGTATCATTTTTATCAATAGATGAAAACATAGAGAGAACAAGGGGAAGAAAGGTGCGAGtatagaaaagaaaaatataatgagagaaaaataaggaaagataataaaaaaataagagatagagaattataataatttagatataaaaaataattattagactAAATAATTATTGGAGTcaaattatagatattaattaatatattttttaaaatatatgtattaattaattaattttattaaaatatagaggctaaataataatttaattaatactgattaataaaaaaaattaattaatttaataaaaataaaatatttaaattaaataatatatttttaaaatatatgaaaattaaataattaattttattaaaaataagaagattgaataataattaatttaaaaattaaaataatcggAATTGAATTAGATGGGAGACAGTACTAACAGTTATTGCAAGCCACCAATCATTGCCTCCAAATGAATGAAAGGTAAATGCATAAGGATATGAccaaaaatttcaaattagtTTGGCTCACATATACTTGGAATATTCAAATTTGAAAGTGACCGGAAGTTCTGGTCCAGCCAATGACAGACACAAGAGGAACTGGGTTGGCCATCTACCTTGAGTCTATGAGGTCACTTCTCTTAATAAAAACCCCCATGTACCTGCCTTCTTGTTCCACCATTCAATTTCACCATAATTTGATCATCATTtccaattttttcttaatttaagtgatatataatatattatcctaattaattaattaattagaccaTGGTAACActatcaatttaaaaaaatccAAACATTTGCACAAACTTAAACACTTTAATTGACATCAATTAGTTAAAcgccaattaaacaaaaaatattaattttttttatcaattacgttttaattttgattttaatatctTAATGTTTGTCATTTTAATAAAAAAGTTTaactataattataaattattgtaaacttTTTTAGCTTTTATATTTAActgtaaatttaattttaaaaattagatacAATTTCAATatctaaatcaaaattaaaatgttaaaataaaattataaattgataaaaatatttagTATTTTTTGTCTGATTGATAttatttaaatcatttaattttaaatttttttaatcaaattgaaaattaatttatcaatCAACAACATTACACTTAGTATATCCTTATGAATAATTAATAAAACACTCTTGAATCTTATTTTACAAAATTCTTACGAGCAAAATCAATATCtcttcaaattaaattttaattttatttttatagttaaaatatttaaataattaatttaaatttaaaacgtttaaataaaataataaattaacacaaatatttagatttttttttattcaaaaggcttaattttttactaataaataatgaaaatatacAGCTTAACTATTGagttataaaataaaaatgaacttgataattttaatttataatgaattatatatatataatataattacgaaacttcatttatacatttcattttttatttttaactcaTGAGGAATTAAACTCGTCTAAAATTTTCTCTTGcagttgtattttttttttcttttttaagcatttaaaaatatttttaattaaaattttaaattaaataagattaaaaatattaatttaattgagtGGGTAAGAGTTTTATTTTAAAGGTTAACAGtcgatttttaatttttaaatataatgtaaatataatgtttaaattaaatatttttaaaaataagtgatTAATGATTAAAATTATAAGATCACAACGACAGTAATCATAACCGCTAAATCAGACGGATGAGTCCAGGTCAACGACATGCTGGATTTCTTGCATCTCAATCCATATGGTAATGCCATTACATCATTTATGATGGTAGTGTCTAATATCATATAATGTCGTTTGCATCATCCATGATGTCTCTGGCTCTCCATCCGTTAACTAACCAGTCAAGGTCAACCATCAattttagaatttaaaaaaataataataataaattgaccaaatggaCTTACGTATGGTTGGATTGAAccaaaaattcgaaaaattttatagtttttgtaaaataaatatataaaatgataaattattaaaaaaattaatatataaataaaaataattaatgaaaaataaagctaactgataaatttttaataaaaaaattaattacattATTATATTACCTTATAATATgcctttaattatttaattaaatcagaTTTCAAATATAAAGGAATACCGCATTAGCAAATACGGCTCTAGTGAATGGGAATGTCGTAGACttgtattataatttatttataagctAAAAATAGAAGAACACGTGGGCAATTAGAAGGCTCCGCGTAAACGCTTACATGtcaattttcacccttaatatATCGTCGATATATTCGGAACTCTGCACCCAGACATTTCGCTTCCCCTTTCctttccctttctctctctctctctctctctctctctctctgtctctccctctcgtttatttatttatataaacgaTGAACTTGTAGCAGCTTCGAGCGCGTAAAATTAACACGCAAAGCACCAAAGACTAAAACCGCGTTTAAAAAAAACTTCGTACGTCCCCTGCCTTCCTCTGCACCCAATCCAACCAGCTCCACAGCCACCGCTAAATCTCCTCTTTCACTCCTCTGTGACACCAGCAGGTCGATTGGAAGGAATAGAAGCGTTAGAGAAATGCAGGAGATTAGTTCGAGCTCGGTTCTTTCCGTACATCAATCTTTCAATTCTTGCTCCTCTACCCAATTAGCGGAAATCGCCGGTAAGTTTGAGGAGGATTTTAGCTTGAAATTGAAACTAAATGAAGCCACGGTAAATGAATTAGAGAACGGCAAGGATGAGAAACCGCTGCCTGAGGAAGAAAGAGAGGTTGAAGTGgtagaggaggaggaggaggagtttAGTTTTGTTTGCTTGAATCCCAATGGATCGCCGATATCTGCCGACGAAATATTCCAAAACGGTCAGATCCGACCCGTTTTTCCTTTGTTTAATAGAGATATCCTATTCGCCGACGGTGATTCGGAGTCTAAAAACTCCTCCACGATAGTTCTCCGGCCTCCGTTGAGAAATTTGTTCGTGGAAGAGCGCGACCACGGCTTGTCAACTTCGTCTTCGGAAGCGGAGGAACCGGAGGGACCGTTCTGCGTTTGGGAAAGAAAAGCCGTGGAGGCGTCGCCTAATGTCTGCAAAAAGAGCAACTCCACTGGATTTTCAAAGCTAAGGAGGTTTCGAGAATTGGTACTCCGAAGCAACAGCGACGGGAAGGATGCCTTCGTCTtcttaaatcatcacaaccataACGATCATCCTCCAACGCTAACAGCAGCAACAGCAAGTACAAAACCAAAAAAGGCAGAGAAAAGCGAAAAAGCCATGGAGAAAAAGCGAAAGCCAGTGGCGAAGAAGGATGAAAAAGCTTCGTCGGCGCACGAGAGACTCTACGTGAGCAATAGAGCGATGAAAGAGGAGGGCAAACGAAAATCGTATTTGCCGTATCGGGTCGGGTTCTTCACAAATGTGAACGGGTTGAGCAGGAACTTACATCCCTATTAAGTTCGTACAATGGGGCTACAGTCAACGTTCTGTTTTTCATTTTTGAgagttaatttattattatttttttttaaatgtaaacTGTAAATTAGATTGGATATTAAAAATCACGATCTGAAGAGGTTTAGTGATAACTGGACTCCTTTCTTTGACTCCATTTTTAGGTTGTTTTCTCGTTCAGAACCTTATTGAAGGTCTGTTTATAGCCATTGAGTTTTTgggtttcttttctttttatatcaTAGTGCAAGAGTTGTTAAACAGGGAGAGAGACAGCAAAACAAGGACTTTCAAATTGTAAATTCCTATCCCCTTAATTTTGCCTAAAGCTtctgaattttaattttattgtaaaaAAATTTCTTCAACCTGTTATGCAGTtttttgattaaaaatatttataaatataatttt
This sequence is a window from Hevea brasiliensis isolate MT/VB/25A 57/8 chromosome 10, ASM3005281v1, whole genome shotgun sequence. Protein-coding genes within it:
- the LOC110638859 gene encoding uncharacterized protein LOC110638859 — its product is MQEISSSSVLSVHQSFNSCSSTQLAEIAGKFEEDFSLKLKLNEATVNELENGKDEKPLPEEEREVEVVEEEEEEFSFVCLNPNGSPISADEIFQNGQIRPVFPLFNRDILFADGDSESKNSSTIVLRPPLRNLFVEERDHGLSTSSSEAEEPEGPFCVWERKAVEASPNVCKKSNSTGFSKLRRFRELVLRSNSDGKDAFVFLNHHNHNDHPPTLTAATASTKPKKAEKSEKAMEKKRKPVAKKDEKASSAHERLYVSNRAMKEEGKRKSYLPYRVGFFTNVNGLSRNLHPY